From Daphnia pulicaria isolate SC F1-1A chromosome 11, SC_F0-13Bv2, whole genome shotgun sequence, the proteins below share one genomic window:
- the LOC124315857 gene encoding uncharacterized protein LOC124315857, translating into MAHTNENIIRAEAIVKDCFTASLLAGDRNGIRERLSRILPAGAYPLCNLRSGYDPTQSGPSGSGYTTRHQPMRRRGAPYGARPPPSIPMAYLSVAQRDELQQLEQEKSRQILARAEAREAGSFIAQEERRLATMANINLQQAELDRQKAALQRPPSFIPGKRNAFSPGQQTSSLTPQIPLLKITIPATSTTDAESQLLASPSKDVTMKDKISDRSEELFGRNTPLTISDDVTLTK; encoded by the coding sequence ATGGCCCACACGAACGAAAACATCATCAGAGCAGAGGCCATTGTAAAAGACTGCTTCACTGCCTCGCTCCTAGCCGGAGATCGGAACGGCATCCGCGAGAGACTCTCCCGGATTCTCCCAGCAGGAGCTTATCCACTCTGCAACCTCCGGAGCGGATATGATCCTACCCAATCCGGGCCCTCCGGATCTGGATATACAACTCGACATCAACCCATGAGACGCCGGGGAGCTCCATATGGAGCCAGACCTCCACCATCCATTCCGATGGCTTACCTCTCAGTCGCCCAGCGAGACGAACTGCAACAACTGGAGCAAGAAAAAAGCAGACAAATATTAGCCCGGGCTGAAGCACGGGAAGCTGGCAGCTTCATCGCTCAAGAGGAGCGCCGACTGGCTACCATGGCGAATATCAATCTACAACAGGCCGAATTGGACCGCCAAAAAGCGGCTCTCCAACGTCCACCATCATTCATCCCTGGAAAACGGAATGCATTCAGCCCAGGGCAGCAAACGTCATCACTGACTCCACAGATCCCACTGctaaaaattacaattccGGCCACTTCAACTACGGATGCTGAAAGCCAACTCCTTGCATCACCAAGCAAGGATGTTACAATGAAAGACAAAATTTCTGATCGGTCCGAAGAACTTTTTGGCCGGAATACACCACTTACCATTTCTGATGATGTAACACtcacaaaataa